A genomic window from Candidatus Bathyarchaeota archaeon includes:
- a CDS encoding 30S ribosomal protein S12 has product MGSKSPKGELAARKLLAKRKKFRWKDLYYKRRTLRLDVKSDPLKGAPMARGIVLEKVGIESKQPNSAVRKCVRTQLIKNGRVITAFLPGDGALNVVDEHDEVVVEGISGSRGGAMGDLPGVRWKVSTINGVSLNELVLGKKEKPMR; this is encoded by the coding sequence ATGGGTTCTAAATCACCTAAAGGCGAACTTGCGGCAAGAAAACTACTTGCAAAAAGGAAAAAATTCAGATGGAAAGACTTGTACTATAAACGCCGCACATTACGATTGGATGTTAAATCAGACCCACTAAAGGGCGCTCCAATGGCTCGAGGAATTGTACTTGAAAAAGTAGGAATTGAAAGCAAACAGCCAAACAGTGCAGTACGCAAATGTGTACGCACACAACTTATCAAGAACGGCAGGGTCATAACTGCGTTCCTGCCTGGAGACGGTGCATTAAACGTAGTTGATGAACACGACGAAGTAGTCGTCGAAGGAATCAGCGGTTCCCGTGGAGGAGCCATGGGTGACCTTCCAGGTGTTCGATGGAAAGTATCAACCATTAATGGAGTTTCCCTTAATGAGTTGGTTCTGGGCAAAAAAGAAAAACCCATGCGCTAA
- a CDS encoding alpha/beta hydrolase: protein MGAPKDPSDVVVTIEAEDKHNFKEFLFQINIPTLVIGGVDDFFYPIKETAEEIPNAELILYENFGHNAWMDNRKKFQKDILDFLNAD, encoded by the coding sequence TTGGGGGCACCTAAAGATCCTTCCGATGTTGTGGTGACTATTGAAGCAGAAGACAAACACAACTTCAAGGAGTTCCTTTTCCAAATCAATATTCCCACTTTAGTTATCGGTGGGGTGGACGACTTTTTTTATCCAATAAAAGAAACAGCAGAAGAAATTCCAAACGCTGAATTAATCCTTTACGAAAACTTTGGACACAACGCTTGGATGGATAATCGAAAAAAGTTCCAAAAGGATATCTTGGATTTTCTTAATGCTGATTAG
- a CDS encoding 50S ribosomal protein L14e, with protein sequence MPAIEVGKICVKIVGREAGKKCVIVDVVDKNFALITGPKAVNGVKRRRSNVEHLQPTKESVEIKRGATDDEITEALKAAGKLDSMQ encoded by the coding sequence TTGCCTGCAATAGAAGTAGGAAAAATTTGCGTTAAAATTGTAGGGCGTGAAGCAGGAAAAAAATGCGTTATCGTTGACGTAGTGGACAAGAACTTTGCATTAATCACCGGACCAAAAGCAGTTAACGGAGTAAAACGAAGACGCTCAAACGTTGAGCATCTACAGCCAACCAAAGAATCTGTTGAAATAAAACGAGGCGCAACTGACGACGAAATCACTGAGGCACTAAAGGCAGCAGGGAAACTGGATTCAATGCAATAA
- a CDS encoding restriction endonuclease, protein MTVFVTKFDGTKQPYSRAKIVKTCMRMGVSRQVAESIAAEIETKLFDGIETKKILQMIFKKLKRHKPVVKHQIDLRRALGLLRSAPDFELFVQLLLSEHGYDVTPNRIVRGICVEHEVDGIVRRDGETAILEVKHHSNHHTPTNLDVSRISRAVFEDLTEGYDHGFNDLKIDYAMIVCNTKLTDHAKRYADCRRIKHVGWSSPKDHDLQTMIEEKKFYPVTYLRGLTVDSRNRLTSRGIVALKQLVEEKPQTLWAQTRIARDKLELIVSKAQQVLSAN, encoded by the coding sequence TTGACTGTTTTTGTAACCAAATTTGATGGAACTAAACAGCCCTATAGCAGAGCAAAAATTGTGAAGACTTGTATGCGTATGGGTGTTTCTAGGCAAGTTGCTGAATCGATTGCAGCTGAGATTGAAACTAAACTGTTTGATGGCATTGAAACGAAGAAAATTCTTCAAATGATTTTCAAGAAATTGAAAAGACACAAACCTGTGGTTAAACATCAAATTGATTTGCGTAGGGCTTTGGGTTTGTTACGTTCTGCCCCTGATTTTGAGCTTTTTGTGCAGTTGCTTTTGTCTGAACATGGTTACGATGTTACTCCTAATCGAATTGTTCGTGGGATATGTGTGGAACATGAGGTTGATGGAATTGTTCGTAGGGATGGGGAAACTGCCATTTTGGAAGTAAAACACCATTCTAACCATCATACTCCAACAAATTTGGATGTAAGCAGAATTTCTCGAGCAGTTTTTGAAGATTTGACCGAAGGCTACGATCATGGTTTTAATGACTTGAAAATAGATTATGCTATGATTGTTTGCAACACTAAACTGACTGATCACGCCAAGCGTTACGCTGATTGCAGAAGAATTAAACACGTTGGATGGAGTTCACCGAAAGATCATGATTTGCAGACGATGATTGAAGAAAAAAAGTTTTATCCTGTGACTTATTTGAGGGGCTTAACTGTTGATTCTCGGAACCGTTTAACTTCAAGGGGGATAGTTGCCCTAAAACAGTTGGTTGAAGAAAAGCCACAAACTTTATGGGCTCAAACAAGAATTGCTCGTGATAAACTTGAATTGATTGTAAGTAAAGCGCAACAGGTGCTTTCTGCAAATTAG
- a CDS encoding 30S ribosomal protein S7: MEEIKLFGKWSFEGVGVEDPGLKQYISVKPIYIPHSMGRHEHGKFRKAKVSIVERLINNLMRPGSSAGKKTRAITLLRNAFEIISVQTGQNPVQVLITAVENTAPGEDTTRISFGGIAYHQAVDISPQRRVDIALRFLSEGARNQSFGNPKALDEYLAEELILASRNDVKSYAVKKRNEMERIARSSR, translated from the coding sequence ATGGAAGAAATCAAACTATTCGGAAAATGGAGCTTTGAAGGCGTCGGCGTAGAAGACCCTGGACTTAAGCAATACATTTCAGTTAAACCAATTTACATTCCCCACAGCATGGGACGACACGAACACGGAAAATTCCGTAAAGCCAAAGTCAGCATAGTTGAACGACTAATAAACAATCTTATGCGCCCTGGCAGCAGTGCAGGAAAAAAAACTCGTGCAATAACCTTGCTGAGGAACGCGTTCGAAATAATTAGTGTTCAAACTGGACAAAACCCTGTTCAAGTTCTTATAACTGCAGTAGAAAACACTGCTCCGGGAGAAGATACTACACGTATTAGTTTCGGTGGTATTGCTTATCATCAAGCAGTAGACATTTCCCCTCAAAGACGCGTTGACATTGCATTAAGGTTCCTTTCTGAAGGTGCACGAAATCAATCCTTTGGTAATCCAAAAGCTTTGGACGAATATCTTGCTGAAGAATTGATTTTGGCTTCCAGAAACGACGTTAAAAGTTATGCCGTCAAAAAGCGCAACGAAATGGAACGCATCGCACGATCTTCACGCTAA
- a CDS encoding Gfo/Idh/MocA family oxidoreductase: protein MIKVGVVGCGFISGIHVNAWRDAGVTVTAACDLNEKLAKEFTKNWKIPAYYTSLPEMLKKENLSAISVCVPPKFHADVAIEALKSNCNIVVEKPFTINTEDAEKLMGVLQKTSGKMTIIHSQLFEHSIFSAMKKVKSGEIGQVIGMDVSVLHSPDEIMAGDKNHWCHKLPGGRFGENLPHPVYLLQGFLGDLEIKSVLTDKLGPNPWMPIDELRVILEAEKNKFGTIHISFNASGHDRTVVHTDIYGTSGTIHADIYPVSSLLVSKPGRGVLHFGNVTQQAKIWGAYLKNIIKKRTGPRNYSISHARIIKSFVDSISGNGDPLVTPEMGYENVEVVEKICKQIDERTQK from the coding sequence ATGATAAAAGTGGGAGTAGTCGGCTGCGGATTCATTTCTGGCATACATGTTAACGCATGGAGAGACGCCGGAGTGACAGTAACCGCAGCTTGTGACCTGAACGAAAAATTAGCTAAAGAATTCACCAAAAACTGGAAAATTCCAGCATATTACACTAGTTTGCCTGAAATGTTAAAAAAAGAAAACCTTTCTGCAATCTCTGTTTGTGTTCCACCAAAATTTCACGCAGACGTAGCAATAGAAGCCCTAAAATCAAACTGCAACATAGTAGTTGAAAAACCATTTACCATAAACACGGAAGACGCAGAAAAATTAATGGGCGTGCTTCAAAAAACTTCAGGAAAAATGACCATAATCCATAGTCAACTCTTTGAGCATTCAATTTTCAGTGCCATGAAAAAAGTCAAATCCGGAGAAATCGGCCAAGTAATAGGCATGGACGTCTCTGTTTTGCACAGCCCCGATGAAATAATGGCTGGTGACAAAAATCATTGGTGCCACAAACTTCCAGGAGGCAGATTTGGAGAAAACTTGCCGCACCCGGTTTATCTTCTTCAAGGGTTTTTAGGAGATCTAGAAATAAAATCAGTGTTAACCGATAAACTCGGTCCCAATCCGTGGATGCCCATAGACGAATTACGAGTGATCCTAGAAGCAGAAAAAAACAAGTTTGGAACAATCCATATTAGCTTTAATGCTTCAGGCCACGACCGAACTGTTGTTCACACAGATATCTACGGCACAAGCGGAACAATCCACGCAGACATTTACCCAGTAAGCAGCCTGCTTGTTTCAAAACCCGGACGAGGAGTACTACATTTTGGCAACGTCACCCAACAAGCCAAAATCTGGGGCGCTTATTTGAAAAACATCATAAAGAAAAGAACAGGACCTCGAAATTACAGCATTTCCCACGCCAGAATAATCAAATCGTTTGTAGACAGCATATCAGGAAACGGTGACCCCCTAGTCACGCCAGAAATGGGATACGAAAACGTAGAAGTTGTCGAAAAAATCTGCAAACAGATCGACGAAAGGACACAAAAATAA
- the tuf gene encoding translation elongation factor EF-1 subunit alpha, translating to MSNKEKPHLNLVVIGHIDHGKSTTVGHLFSLTGAVDERTTRAYEEEAKKLGKETFKFAWVLDKLKEERERGMTIDVAYLKFETPKYQFTIIDAPGHRDFVKNMITGASQSDCAILLISAKRGEFEAGIGSGGQTREHAFLAYTLGVNQLVVAINKMDDASVNWGEERYMEVRNEMERMVKMSGFNPSKIHFVPTSGWTGDNLAKRSEHMDWYKGPTLFEALDEMEVPAKPTTKPLRIPIQDIYTITGIGSVPVGRVETGVLKEGDELVFMPGNVKGQVKSIETHHVMVKQALPGDNIGFNVRGISKKDVHRGDVAGHSSNPPTVAKEFLGQIIVIHHPTAIAAGYSPVLHSNTGQISCRFKELVAKLDPRTGQIVEKNPSFLKTGDGAIVRFEPIQPMAVETYSDFPELGRFAVRDMGTTVAAGVVKEITVKG from the coding sequence ATGAGTAACAAAGAGAAACCCCATCTGAACTTGGTGGTTATTGGTCACATCGACCACGGAAAATCAACAACCGTAGGTCACCTTTTCTCTCTGACCGGTGCAGTTGACGAGAGAACTACAAGAGCCTACGAAGAAGAAGCCAAAAAACTAGGAAAAGAAACATTCAAGTTTGCATGGGTATTGGATAAGCTCAAAGAAGAAAGAGAACGTGGTATGACCATCGATGTTGCATACCTCAAATTTGAAACTCCAAAATATCAATTCACTATCATTGACGCACCAGGACACCGTGATTTCGTAAAGAACATGATTACCGGTGCAAGCCAATCAGATTGTGCAATTCTTCTCATTTCTGCAAAACGAGGAGAATTCGAAGCAGGAATTGGTTCTGGCGGACAAACCCGTGAGCACGCCTTCTTGGCTTACACTCTTGGTGTAAACCAGCTTGTCGTTGCCATCAACAAGATGGATGATGCTTCAGTAAACTGGGGTGAAGAACGTTACATGGAAGTCCGAAATGAAATGGAACGCATGGTGAAAATGTCCGGATTTAATCCTTCAAAGATTCACTTTGTTCCAACTTCTGGCTGGACTGGAGACAACCTCGCAAAACGCAGCGAACACATGGACTGGTACAAAGGTCCTACATTGTTTGAAGCCCTTGACGAAATGGAAGTTCCAGCCAAGCCAACAACAAAACCTTTGAGAATTCCTATTCAGGACATCTACACAATCACTGGAATTGGTTCAGTTCCTGTAGGTCGTGTTGAAACAGGTGTTCTAAAAGAAGGCGATGAACTAGTTTTCATGCCCGGAAACGTAAAAGGTCAAGTCAAATCAATCGAAACTCACCACGTAATGGTTAAACAAGCACTTCCAGGAGACAACATTGGATTCAACGTCAGAGGTATCTCCAAAAAAGATGTCCACCGCGGCGACGTAGCAGGGCATTCATCTAACCCTCCCACTGTAGCAAAAGAATTCCTTGGACAAATCATCGTTATACACCACCCAACTGCAATCGCTGCAGGATACTCTCCTGTATTACACTCTAACACTGGTCAGATCTCATGCAGATTCAAAGAACTAGTTGCAAAACTAGACCCAAGAACTGGTCAAATCGTCGAAAAGAACCCCTCCTTCTTGAAGACTGGTGACGGTGCAATTGTACGCTTTGAACCTATTCAGCCAATGGCTGTCGAAACCTACAGCGACTTCCCCGAACTAGGACGATTCGCAGTTCGAGACATGGGCACAACAGTTGCTGCTGGCGTAGTCAAAGAGATTACAGTCAAGGGTTAA